Genomic DNA from Myxosarcina sp. GI1:
CTAATGTTTCAGGAGCTTCAGGTAAAGCAGAGGAGTGATGTTCGATAATTTCCCATTGATTATTACCATTTTTCTGGTATACAAAACTATAGCGTGCAGGGACTTCTTTGGTTTGACCATTTTCACTAAAAGTGAAAGTATAGTAGCCACTGTTAATGGCAAGATCTTCATCGTACATTCTTACACAACCTTTATATGAACTAACGCTCAATTCGGGAAGCCTAGCAAAAAATTCAAAATAATCACCAATTTCTGCTGGGGTATCCCTTACTTGCTCGGAGACAGTACCCCATAAAACTCCATCTTCTGCGTACAAAGCTACTACTTCATCTACAACTCCTTCAGAACCAGAAGTAACAGTATTAAGCCAAGTATCAGTAGTTTCTGCTACCTCTTGTTCTGCTTTTTCCGTTTGAGCAAAACTAGATAAAGGAGTAATAGTAACTAACAAAGCTGTAACAAAAATAAAAGAAAATAATTTCTTTTTATTCCAAACTAAACCCCGTCCAGTTTGAAAACTGGAGTTTTGGCTCAAAATCAAATAGGCTGATTAAGAGAAGAAAAATAAGATCGATTTGATGTTAAAAGTAGATTACGCTCGTTGGAATCAAAGCAAAGAGTTATTAAGAACAGAGGCATTGGCTGCCAAACATCCTCGAACAAGAGAGAGACTGATGGCATTGTATGAAATTAGTGAAGGGAAAAGTGCTACAAAGGTAGGGGAACAAACCCGAAGAAATCCCCAAACAGTAATGGAATGGGTGCATCGTTATAATCAAGAAGGTCTCAAAGCCGTCGAGTATCAAAGAACGGGAGGAAGAAACCCTTTTTTTCCGAAACGGTGCGAAAAGATTTAGGGAATCAAATCCAGAAAGCTCTTTTAAGGTCAGCATTAGCACCACAAGAAAGAGGGAGGAAATCTCAAGGGTTTCCACGTTGGACGTTAAAAAGATTCGTCCACTGGCTGAAACAGAAGTGGAAGATAAATTGTTGTCGAGAGACAGTCAGAAAAACTCTTAAGCAGATGGGTTTTTCCTGGAAGAAAGCGAAGAAGTTGCTTAATAAAGGCAATACCGCCAAAAGAGCTGAATTTGTCGAACAAATTACTGAATTATTAGAGGATGCACTTCATCAAAAGCGATTAATTATCTATATTGATGAAGCCCATATACATTTAGATACCGATGAAGGTTACGGTTGGTCAATTCGGGGAGAAAGGTTTTGGGTCAGCTCTAGTTCTCCTGGAAGAAAGAAAGTCTCTTTTTATGGTGTTTACCTCTATAATCAGGCGCAAACCAGAATTTTTCCTTATGAGAAAGCAGAGAAAATTAATACCATTGATGTTCTCAAAAAGTTGCGAGTCGAATTTCCCCAGCAACAAATAACTGTGGTTTGGGATGGCGCMCCATATCATCGTGCTAAAGTGGTCACCGAGGCAGCATCAGCAATGGACATCCATCTTCTACAATTACCTGGCTATAGCCCAGATTTTATGCCTGTCGAACATCTTTGGCAATGGCTCAGAGAAGACATAACTTATCATGTTTGTTATGACCAACAACAAGAGTTAATTTCTGCTGTTGCTGATTTTCAGCATCTAATTAATACTACTCCACTGTTTTTAAGCGATCGCTTGTGGGTTAAAAAACACCTCGATCCAGAAGAAGAAAAACTACGGTTTTCAAAGTAGATGCGGTTTAATCGCGTAGGAGCTGCAAATAGTTTCGTTTTTGAAGAAGCTACCATCGATCGTATTCAGACTGCTATGCAACAGGGAACGCTAACCGCCAGCGAGCTAGTCGAACATTACTTAGAACGTATTGAAGCTTATGACCAACAGGGACCAGAACTAAACTCAGTTATTGTAGTTAATCCTAACGCTACTGAGCGAGCTACCGAACTCGATAGACAGTTTCAAACTTCTGGTAAGGTTGGTTCTTTACACGGTATTCCAGTGCTGCTTAAAGATAATGTTGAAACTAATAACCTTCCTACTACTGGTGGTTCGTTAAGTCTTGAGGGTTATGTTCCAGCGAGTGATGCGCCCATCGTTACCAAGCTGGAAGAGGCTGGAGCAATCATATTGGCTAAAGTCAATTTACACGAATTTGCGGTTGCAGGAGAAACGGTTAGTTCGATTCTCGGACAGACCAAAAATCCTTATGATTTGACCAGAACACCTGGTGGTTCTAGCGGTGGTACGGGAGCGGCAATTGCTGCTAATTTTGGCGTTCTCGGCATTGGTACTGATACCATCAATTCCATTCGCTCTCCAGCAAGCGCAAATAGTCTTGTTGGACTAAGACCAACTTTAGGATTGGTAAGCCGCACTGGAATTATCCCTTACTCACTAACTCAAGATACGGCAGGTCCAATTACTCGAACTATTAGCGATGCCGCAA
This window encodes:
- a CDS encoding IS630 family transposase, which codes for MRKDLGNQIQKALLRSALAPQERGRKSQGFPRWTLKRFVHWLKQKWKINCCRETVRKTLKQMGFSWKKAKKLLNKGNTAKRAEFVEQITELLEDALHQKRLIIYIDEAHIHLDTDEGYGWSIRGERFWVSSSSPGRKKVSFYGVYLYNQAQTRIFPYEKAEKINTIDVLKKLRVEFPQQQITVVWDGAPYHRAKVVTEAASAMDIHLLQLPGYSPDFMPVEHLWQWLREDITYHVCYDQQQELISAVADFQHLINTTPLFLSDRLWVKKHLDPEEEKLRFSK
- a CDS encoding DUF4440 domain-containing protein → MSQNSSFQTGRGLVWNKKKLFSFIFVTALLVTITPLSSFAQTEKAEQEVAETTDTWLNTVTSGSEGVVDEVVALYAEDGVLWGTVSEQVRDTPAEIGDYFEFFARLPELSVSSYKGCVRMYDEDLAINSGYYTFTFSENGQTKEVPARYSFVYQKNGNNQWEIIEHHSSALPEAPETLEAVNPEQDACENGLLVER
- a CDS encoding helix-turn-helix domain-containing protein translates to MLKVDYARWNQSKELLRTEALAAKHPRTRERLMALYEISEGKSATKVGEQTRRNPQTVMEWVHRYNQEGLKAVEYQRTGGRNPFFPKRCEKI